In Sutterella faecalis, a genomic segment contains:
- a CDS encoding ribonuclease catalytic domain-containing protein codes for MYLYFEDDGAFKAGTVLSQAGSAYQVELTTGRRSKIKASHVFFSFESPSASELIARIPEAAEELDPAFLWEAAPKEEFSYLDLAQEYWGENPGPVEKAALITTLHANPVYFYRKGRGVYRKAPEDILQKALEALERRRRQEEQKKAWIEEMVEGKLPEAIGRQALMLLVSPDRNSIEWKALSDAAAETRQTPLRLMLALGGIASPWRWHVDSFYAANFPRGRGFPADLPEPPKEAWDDLPVADVDAFSIDDSDTTEVDDAASVKHLEGGVTRVGIHIAAPALMIERGSRLDDVAKARMSTVYAPGLKTTMLPENWIKAASLDEGVMVPCLSLYAWVKDDTFAVEKTETRLERIALKANLRYDKIDDLVTEEAIEEGKLELPFADDIAWLWHFAKHLQKGREEVRGRPEPVGRVDWYFALEGEGENAVIHVRGRRRGAPLDLLVAELMIFANSTWGLWLEEHDTAGIYRSQRMGRVRMSTSPGPHDGLGVLRYAWSTSPLRRYVDLVNQRQMITVLKGEPPAYARNDVDLFAIVSQFENIYGLYSDFQTRMERYWSLRWILQEGLKTIEAIVVKGDLVRIDRLPFMQRVPGLPEDLPRGRKVELRILGCDLVDLVMDAQLVRILDEALTPEEEGALEEALDDAPDESASEESDKEAAAEKTAEGTEA; via the coding sequence ATGTATCTCTATTTTGAAGATGACGGCGCCTTCAAGGCGGGTACGGTGCTCTCTCAGGCGGGAAGCGCCTATCAGGTGGAGCTCACGACCGGCCGCCGCAGCAAGATCAAGGCGTCGCACGTCTTTTTTTCCTTTGAGTCTCCGTCTGCGTCGGAGCTGATCGCCCGGATTCCGGAGGCGGCTGAGGAACTTGATCCGGCCTTCCTCTGGGAAGCCGCGCCCAAGGAGGAATTTTCCTACCTCGACCTCGCTCAGGAATACTGGGGCGAAAACCCGGGCCCCGTCGAAAAGGCGGCGCTCATTACGACGCTCCATGCCAATCCCGTCTATTTCTACCGGAAGGGCCGGGGCGTCTACCGGAAGGCTCCGGAAGACATTCTTCAGAAAGCGCTCGAGGCCCTTGAGCGCCGCCGCCGGCAGGAAGAGCAGAAGAAGGCCTGGATTGAAGAGATGGTCGAAGGGAAGCTCCCCGAGGCGATCGGACGCCAGGCGCTCATGCTTCTGGTGTCGCCCGACAGAAATTCGATCGAATGGAAGGCGCTCTCCGACGCCGCTGCCGAGACGCGGCAGACGCCGCTCCGCCTCATGCTCGCGCTGGGCGGCATCGCGTCGCCCTGGCGCTGGCATGTCGATAGTTTCTATGCGGCCAATTTCCCGCGCGGCCGCGGATTCCCGGCGGACCTCCCGGAGCCTCCTAAGGAGGCCTGGGACGATCTTCCCGTCGCGGATGTGGACGCCTTCTCGATCGACGATTCGGACACGACCGAAGTGGACGACGCGGCGAGCGTGAAGCATCTCGAGGGCGGCGTCACGCGCGTGGGCATTCATATCGCTGCACCCGCTCTCATGATCGAGCGCGGCTCGCGTCTTGACGACGTCGCCAAGGCCCGCATGAGCACTGTTTATGCACCGGGCCTCAAGACGACGATGCTGCCGGAAAACTGGATCAAGGCGGCGTCCCTAGACGAAGGCGTGATGGTTCCCTGCCTCTCGCTTTATGCCTGGGTGAAGGACGACACCTTCGCCGTGGAAAAGACGGAAACGCGGCTCGAGCGCATTGCGCTCAAGGCCAACCTCCGCTACGACAAGATCGACGACCTCGTGACCGAAGAGGCCATTGAGGAAGGAAAGCTCGAACTTCCCTTCGCGGACGACATCGCCTGGCTCTGGCACTTTGCGAAGCACCTGCAGAAAGGCCGCGAGGAAGTGCGCGGCCGCCCGGAACCTGTCGGACGGGTCGACTGGTACTTTGCGCTTGAGGGCGAAGGCGAAAATGCCGTCATTCACGTGCGCGGCCGCCGCCGCGGCGCACCGCTCGACCTCCTTGTTGCTGAACTCATGATTTTTGCGAACAGCACCTGGGGACTCTGGCTCGAGGAGCACGATACCGCAGGCATCTACCGCTCCCAGAGAATGGGACGCGTGCGCATGAGCACGTCTCCCGGGCCCCACGACGGCTTGGGCGTTCTGCGTTATGCCTGGAGCACGTCGCCGCTCCGCCGCTACGTAGACCTGGTGAACCAGCGTCAGATGATTACGGTTCTCAAGGGCGAGCCGCCTGCTTATGCGAGAAACGATGTCGACCTTTTCGCCATCGTGAGCCAGTTTGAAAACATCTACGGGCTCTATTCCGACTTCCAGACCCGGATGGAGCGCTACTGGTCGCTTCGCTGGATTCTGCAGGAAGGCTTGAAGACCATTGAGGCGATCGTCGTCAAGGGCGACCTTGTGCGCATCGATCGGCTCCCCTTCATGCAGCGCGTGCCGGGGCTCCCCGAGGATCTTCCGCGCGGGCGCAAGGTGGAGCTCCGCATTCTCGGATGCGATCTCGTCGACCTGGTGATGGATGCTCAGCTCGTGCGGATTCTCGACGAAGCGCTCACGCCTGAAGAAGAAGGCGCGCTCGAGGAGGCGCTCGACGATGCGCCGGACGAAAGCGCATCGGAAGAATCCGACAAGGAGGCGGCAGCGGAGAAGACCGCGGAGGGAACTGAGGCCTGA
- the mgtE gene encoding magnesium transporter, with the protein MSREEEAGKLIEEDESTPTLDSDEASRALARVEQILEEDEDKAKALLKARGGEHEEARPITPEAAQELRDILEPLHPADIAWVLEALPLDDRLAVWNQVQSESDGDILLEVNEGVRETLIDAMDRDELVDAVETLDTDQIADLVDDLPPDVMAEVQEGLSHEERAQLRAAMSYPEESVGARMDFEMVSIREEVTVDMVLRYLRRFKTLPDHMDQIFVVDRLGRLKGTLSLVEMLTNDPAKQVKRIMQTEAFTLNPLDSASDAAQAFERYDLVSAAVVDEAGRLVGRLTVNEVVDVIREESEEDAFGAVGLDDEQDIYGSVWSSAKSRWLWLGVNLCTAFFASRVISAFDGTIERVVALAALMPIVAGMAGNSGNQTLTLLVRSLAMGQVTMANTIDIWKKEIGVAFINGILWGCIAGACAWALYWDSPQGMLLGCVMALAMFFNIIQGAVVGMAVPLILKRLGRDPAMGGSVLLTFTTDSGGFLIFLGLATIFFAH; encoded by the coding sequence ATGAGCCGTGAGGAAGAAGCCGGAAAGCTCATTGAAGAGGACGAAAGCACGCCGACGCTCGATTCGGATGAAGCGAGCCGTGCGCTCGCGCGCGTCGAGCAAATCCTCGAAGAAGATGAGGACAAGGCGAAGGCGCTTCTGAAGGCGCGCGGAGGCGAGCACGAAGAGGCGCGTCCCATTACGCCCGAGGCTGCGCAGGAACTGAGGGACATCCTGGAACCCCTCCATCCTGCGGATATTGCCTGGGTGCTCGAAGCCCTGCCGCTCGATGACCGTCTCGCCGTCTGGAATCAGGTCCAGAGCGAGTCTGACGGCGACATTCTTCTTGAAGTCAACGAGGGCGTTCGCGAAACCCTGATCGACGCGATGGATCGCGACGAGCTCGTCGACGCGGTCGAAACGCTCGATACCGACCAGATCGCCGACCTGGTGGACGACCTCCCGCCCGACGTGATGGCGGAGGTTCAGGAAGGGCTTTCGCACGAAGAGCGCGCACAGCTGCGCGCCGCCATGTCGTACCCGGAGGAGTCCGTCGGTGCGCGCATGGACTTCGAGATGGTCTCGATCCGCGAGGAAGTGACGGTCGACATGGTGCTCAGGTACCTGAGGCGCTTTAAGACGCTTCCAGACCATATGGACCAGATTTTCGTGGTCGACCGTCTGGGGAGACTGAAGGGCACGCTCTCTCTGGTCGAGATGCTCACGAACGACCCGGCCAAGCAGGTGAAGCGCATCATGCAGACGGAGGCCTTCACGCTCAATCCGCTTGATTCCGCGAGCGACGCCGCGCAGGCATTCGAACGCTACGACCTTGTGAGCGCGGCGGTGGTGGATGAAGCAGGGCGCCTCGTTGGCCGCCTCACCGTCAACGAAGTGGTCGACGTGATCCGCGAGGAAAGCGAAGAGGATGCCTTCGGTGCGGTGGGTCTTGATGATGAACAGGATATCTACGGGAGCGTCTGGTCTTCGGCCAAGAGCCGCTGGCTCTGGCTCGGCGTCAACCTCTGCACGGCGTTCTTTGCTTCACGCGTGATTTCCGCCTTTGACGGCACCATCGAGCGCGTGGTGGCGCTCGCGGCCCTGATGCCGATCGTCGCCGGCATGGCGGGGAATTCCGGCAATCAGACGCTGACGCTTCTCGTACGGTCGCTCGCCATGGGGCAGGTGACGATGGCCAACACCATCGACATCTGGAAGAAGGAGATCGGCGTCGCCTTCATCAACGGCATTCTCTGGGGCTGCATCGCCGGCGCCTGCGCCTGGGCGCTCTACTGGGATTCTCCGCAGGGAATGCTCCTTGGGTGCGTGATGGCGCTCGCGATGTTCTTCAACATCATTCAGGGCGCGGTCGTCGGCATGGCGGTGCCGCTTATTCTGAAGCGCCTCGGCCGCGACCCGGCCATGGGCGGCTCGGTGCTTCTTACCTTTACGACGGATTCCGGGGGCTTCCTGATCTTCCTCGGTCTCGCAACAATCTTCTTTGCGCACTAA
- a CDS encoding KTSC domain-containing protein: MKRKPIHRGGIVSAGYDPTRRYLDVEFDTGRILRCESVGSEVADRFLHSGSPMTYWREEIEDVYTIHEVSARESDEEKPVAKKSIDDLKRLFGDL, from the coding sequence ATGAAGCGCAAACCCATTCATCGCGGAGGCATTGTCTCTGCCGGCTACGACCCGACGCGTCGCTATCTTGATGTGGAATTCGACACGGGAAGAATTCTGCGCTGCGAGTCCGTAGGCTCCGAAGTCGCAGACCGCTTTCTGCATTCCGGTTCCCCTATGACCTACTGGCGCGAGGAAATCGAAGACGTCTACACCATTCACGAGGTGTCCGCGAGGGAGAGCGACGAGGAGAAGCCTGTCGCCAAAAAGAGCATTGACGATCTGAAGCGCCTTTTCGGCGATCTCTGA
- a CDS encoding transglycosylase SLT domain-containing protein, producing the protein MKKKVNASSSAINSQKKAPVLERFWPTGVLASFGVAAAIGLHFAGYTTEPVKTEAAVEAPADQSAEAADAGADALIAQWEEAHPNGVPAEKEDALSVSEKEVATYISRSYRVPMAEAEQLTTWAVEIGAGFDVDPLLILAVAAVESSFNPKAKSRAGAEGLMQVMTRVHAEKFHAFGGSKAALEPYPSLVVGTSILSRLITRTGSVQKALKFYFGAANQPSDGGYSERVFKERSRMLVAAGGDSDHAVQLSRRKRTGPEFVRNRAGVKQLGFEEWTEVTGVVETKLAQKEGKVRQLQASSAAGEKRPAAPMENLPPDESGKTRVN; encoded by the coding sequence ATGAAGAAAAAAGTCAACGCTTCCTCATCCGCTATTAATTCCCAGAAGAAAGCGCCCGTTCTGGAGCGCTTCTGGCCGACGGGCGTCCTCGCTTCGTTCGGCGTTGCGGCTGCCATCGGTCTTCATTTCGCGGGCTATACGACAGAGCCCGTGAAGACTGAGGCTGCCGTTGAAGCGCCCGCAGATCAGTCCGCCGAAGCCGCTGATGCGGGTGCCGATGCGCTCATCGCTCAGTGGGAAGAGGCTCACCCGAATGGGGTGCCGGCGGAAAAAGAAGACGCGCTCAGCGTCTCTGAAAAGGAAGTTGCGACTTATATATCCCGCAGCTATCGCGTGCCTATGGCCGAAGCGGAGCAGCTTACGACCTGGGCAGTGGAAATCGGCGCAGGCTTTGATGTCGACCCGCTCCTTATTCTCGCCGTCGCCGCTGTGGAATCGAGCTTCAATCCCAAGGCGAAGAGCCGTGCAGGTGCGGAAGGCCTCATGCAGGTAATGACGCGCGTGCATGCCGAAAAGTTCCATGCTTTCGGCGGCTCTAAAGCGGCGCTTGAGCCCTATCCGTCGCTGGTTGTGGGTACTTCCATTCTTTCGCGCCTCATCACGCGTACGGGAAGCGTCCAGAAAGCGCTTAAATTCTATTTCGGCGCGGCGAATCAGCCTTCCGACGGCGGGTATTCCGAGAGGGTCTTTAAGGAAAGAAGCCGCATGCTGGTTGCGGCCGGAGGCGACTCCGATCACGCCGTGCAGCTTTCGAGAAGGAAGCGTACGGGACCGGAGTTCGTGAGAAATCGCGCCGGCGTGAAGCAGCTGGGCTTTGAGGAGTGGACGGAAGTGACGGGCGTAGTGGAGACGAAGCTTGCTCAAAAGGAAGGCAAGGTTCGTCAGCTCCAGGCGTCAAGCGCCGCAGGCGAAAAGCGGCCCGCCGCGCCGATGGAGAATCTGCCTCCCGACGAGAGCGGCAAAACCCGGGTCAATTGA
- a CDS encoding 16S rRNA (uracil(1498)-N(3))-methyltransferase: MSLPRFFVDAPTDAFASGASFTLPAKAAHHAGRALRLAAGERVEIFNGSGFAWSGPIRFSADAAWVEIDAVTEKANESPVFMTLVQSLVAPEKMEWIVEKAVETGISAILLVPAERSVTKLAGERLAKRLSRLTDIARSAAEQCGRNVVPTISATPTLKAGLAEAEAEVRLMLAPGAEAGIPAAIRPGLHSAAFAVGPEGGFTDAEIELAKASGWVPMLLGPRVLRTETAGLAAACWLESIAGDFPR; this comes from the coding sequence ATGTCATTGCCGCGCTTTTTCGTTGATGCCCCGACCGACGCCTTTGCTTCAGGCGCCTCCTTCACGCTTCCCGCCAAAGCCGCTCACCATGCCGGCCGGGCGCTGAGGCTTGCCGCCGGCGAACGGGTCGAAATCTTCAACGGATCCGGATTCGCCTGGTCGGGGCCCATTCGCTTTTCTGCCGATGCCGCATGGGTGGAAATTGATGCCGTGACGGAAAAGGCAAACGAATCCCCGGTCTTCATGACCCTCGTTCAGAGCCTTGTTGCCCCGGAAAAAATGGAGTGGATCGTGGAAAAAGCCGTCGAAACCGGCATTTCCGCCATTCTTCTGGTTCCGGCAGAACGATCCGTCACGAAGCTCGCGGGCGAAAGACTGGCAAAGCGCCTCTCAAGACTCACGGACATCGCGCGCTCAGCCGCGGAACAATGCGGAAGAAATGTCGTTCCGACAATCTCGGCAACGCCGACGCTTAAGGCCGGACTGGCTGAAGCGGAGGCTGAAGTACGCCTCATGCTCGCCCCGGGCGCAGAAGCCGGGATCCCGGCGGCCATTCGACCGGGACTTCATTCCGCCGCTTTTGCCGTCGGCCCGGAAGGAGGCTTCACCGACGCGGAAATTGAACTCGCTAAAGCTTCGGGCTGGGTGCCGATGCTTCTCGGGCCCCGGGTTCTCAGAACGGAAACGGCAGGACTCGCTGCCGCCTGCTGGCTCGAATCGATTGCCGGAGACTTCCCGCGTTAG